The following is a genomic window from Vibrio tapetis subsp. tapetis.
TGCAACAGCCCCATCCGAATTGGAATCTAGATGAACATATAGGCTGGAATATTAAAGCGTTCCGACAAGGATTTAATATGTCGGAGAGTCAAAGAACGTGAACCACTCAGAATCATTGATACTGTAGATTTTGCTCCAATTTCATCTTTAAAATCTGATAGAGTCATTTCATTTTGATCAATGATCACTCTGAGCATTGCTAACCCAGGCTCTAACTCACCAACAACACGGTTGAATTCATTGAACTCTTCAGATTCAGATTCATATCTTTCGATAACGGGAAATAAAAGGTCAATAAGCACTTGATTTCCTTCGTAGTCTTCGACCAACTCATCCATTAACTCGATGAGTTGGTCGTATTCATCAGAAGTAGAGATACCATTAATCCAAGGCATAACTTCAATCATTTGGTTAGAAAACTCTTTCATTCGTGTAATATTCATGAGGTCCCCTACTTTTTCTTCTCACTTCGATAAGATTTAATTATCTTGTCATACTCCGCATGAGTAACAATATGCTTTACGTAAAATCGCCCTTGCGTAAATTCAATGTAAGC
Proteins encoded in this region:
- a CDS encoding helix-turn-helix domain-containing protein, coding for MNITRMKEFSNQMIEVMPWINGISTSDEYDQLIELMDELVEDYEGNQVLIDLLFPVIERYESESEEFNEFNRVVGELEPGLAMLRVIIDQNEMTLSDFKDEIGAKSTVSMILSGSRSLTLRHIKSLSERFNIPAYMFI